In Streptomyces sp. SN-593, a single genomic region encodes these proteins:
- a CDS encoding sensor histidine kinase — translation MRAAATAWARCGFWPRPHSLRGRFTIANVLFLAVGLVLAAAASIAATYMVLIGEIDDSLKSSQSAIEHASVDARGLRQLCTLADLLGGRGGSALAKTFQQELLIVLDPHGRPGAMCQNGVTPVDAEQRALAAALPDLRRLAGGRAATVHSGGRSYRVVGVRLADGTLVVRGMRLSGVDRAVGKLLIVEGCVGVVLLALLAAGSLTAARRRLSPLEAMVETASAISEGDLSRRVPEPTARHGSEEVEQLSGSLNAMLQQIETAVTESERATAQLRQFLADASHELRTPLASVRGYLQLYEKGMLDADEKDRALRRVSAEALRMSRLVDELLALARLDDRPALRLGPVDLACLVREAAADLAAQQPERPVTVLAPDAWASGGAEPAAGPAAEPPGAGRAAGGLAAPAGRDTAEGHTAGLDTATLAPPLPDAPGAALPPVLGDEAGLRQIVGNLLDNVRVHTPAAAPVTVEVAAHGDGEVRLSVTDHGPGLAPDDARRVFDRFFRAAPDRARDTGGAGLGMSIVQALVQAHHGRVSVETAPGRGLTVRVTLPAASRHLASA, via the coding sequence GTGAGGGCGGCGGCGACCGCCTGGGCGCGCTGCGGATTCTGGCCGCGCCCGCACTCCCTGCGCGGCCGGTTCACCATCGCCAACGTGCTCTTCCTCGCCGTCGGGCTCGTCCTCGCCGCCGCCGCGAGCATCGCCGCGACGTACATGGTGCTGATCGGCGAGATCGACGACTCGCTGAAGTCGTCGCAGTCGGCCATCGAGCACGCCTCCGTCGACGCCCGCGGGCTGCGCCAGTTGTGCACGCTCGCCGACCTGTTGGGCGGCAGGGGCGGTTCGGCACTGGCCAAGACGTTCCAGCAGGAACTGCTGATCGTGCTCGACCCGCACGGCCGGCCGGGTGCCATGTGCCAGAACGGCGTCACCCCCGTCGACGCCGAACAGCGCGCGCTGGCGGCGGCGCTGCCGGACCTGCGGCGGCTGGCCGGCGGGCGCGCGGCCACCGTGCACAGCGGCGGCCGGTCGTACCGGGTGGTCGGGGTGCGGCTGGCCGACGGCACCCTGGTGGTGCGGGGCATGCGGCTGAGCGGGGTGGACCGCGCGGTCGGCAAGCTGCTGATCGTGGAGGGCTGCGTCGGGGTGGTGCTGCTGGCACTGCTCGCGGCCGGCTCGCTCACCGCCGCCCGGCGCCGGCTCAGCCCGCTGGAGGCCATGGTGGAGACCGCGTCCGCGATATCGGAGGGCGACCTGTCCCGGCGGGTGCCGGAGCCGACCGCGCGGCACGGCTCCGAGGAGGTCGAGCAGCTCAGCGGCTCCCTCAACGCGATGCTCCAGCAGATCGAGACCGCGGTCACCGAGAGCGAGCGCGCCACCGCCCAGTTGCGGCAGTTCCTCGCGGACGCCTCGCACGAGCTGCGCACCCCGCTGGCGTCCGTGCGCGGCTACCTCCAGCTCTACGAGAAGGGCATGCTCGACGCCGACGAGAAGGACCGGGCGCTGCGCCGGGTGTCGGCCGAGGCACTGCGGATGAGCCGCCTCGTGGACGAACTCCTCGCGCTGGCACGGCTGGACGACCGCCCGGCCCTGCGGCTCGGCCCGGTCGATCTCGCCTGCCTGGTCCGGGAGGCCGCCGCCGACCTGGCCGCGCAGCAGCCCGAGCGGCCGGTGACGGTGCTCGCGCCGGACGCCTGGGCGTCGGGCGGGGCGGAGCCCGCCGCGGGGCCCGCCGCGGAGCCACCGGGCGCCGGTAGGGCGGCAGGTGGCCTGGCCGCCCCGGCGGGACGCGACACGGCGGAAGGCCACACGGCGGGCCTCGACACGGCGACCCTGGCCCCGCCGCTTCCGGACGCCCCCGGTGCGGCTCTCCCCCCGGTCCTCGGCGACGAGGCCGGGCTGCGCCAGATCGTCGGCAACCTGCTGGACAACGTCCGCGTGCACACCCCCGCCGCCGCCCCGGTCACGGTGGAGGTCGCCGCGCACGGCGACGGCGAGGTACGGCTGTCGGTGACCGACCACGGCCCCGGGCTGGCCCCCGACGACGCCCGGCGCGTCTTCGACCGCTTCTTCCGGGCGGCGCCCGACCGCGCCCGCGACACCGGCGGCGCCGGCCTCGGCATGTCCATCGTCCAGGCGCTGGTGCAGGCCCACCACGGCCGCGTCAGCGTGGAGACGGCGCCCGGACGCGGCCTGACCGTCCGCGTGACCCTGCCCGCGGCGAGCCGCCACCTCGCGTCCGCGTGA
- a CDS encoding succinate dehydrogenase iron-sulfur subunit — MSTPTVDKHSAALDAAEVTGAHLIAITLRVRRFNPEVSAESEWIDYQIQVDPKERVLDALHKVKWEIDGSLTFRRSCAHGVCGSDAMRINGKNRLACKTLIKDVSPEKPITIEAIKGMTVLKDLVVDMDPFFQAYRDVMPFLITSGNEPTRERLQSAEDRERFDDTTKCILCAACTSSCPVFWNDGQYFGPAAIVNAHRFIFDSRDEGGEQRLEILNDKDGVWRCRTTFNCTDACPRGIEVTKAIQEVKRALITRRF, encoded by the coding sequence ATGAGCACCCCGACGGTCGACAAGCACTCGGCGGCCCTGGACGCGGCCGAGGTCACCGGAGCGCACCTGATCGCGATCACCCTGCGGGTGCGCCGGTTCAACCCGGAGGTCTCCGCGGAGTCGGAGTGGATCGACTACCAGATCCAGGTCGACCCCAAGGAGCGCGTGCTGGACGCGCTGCACAAGGTCAAGTGGGAGATCGACGGCTCGCTGACCTTCCGCCGCTCCTGCGCGCACGGCGTGTGCGGGTCCGACGCGATGCGGATCAACGGGAAGAACCGGCTGGCCTGCAAGACCCTGATCAAGGACGTCAGCCCGGAGAAGCCGATCACCATCGAGGCGATCAAGGGCATGACGGTGCTCAAGGACCTCGTGGTCGACATGGACCCGTTCTTCCAGGCGTACCGCGACGTGATGCCGTTCCTGATCACCTCGGGCAACGAGCCGACCCGCGAGCGGCTTCAGTCCGCCGAGGACCGGGAGCGGTTCGACGACACCACCAAGTGCATCCTGTGCGCCGCGTGCACGTCGTCCTGCCCGGTGTTCTGGAACGACGGGCAGTACTTCGGCCCGGCCGCGATCGTCAACGCGCACCGGTTCATCTTCGACTCCCGCGACGAGGGCGGTGAGCAGCGGTTGGAGATCCTCAACGACAAGGACGGGGTCTGGCGCTGCCGCACCACCTTCAACTGCACCGACGCGTGCCCGCGCGGCATCGAGGTGACGAAGGCGATCCAGGAGGTCAAGCGCGCGCTGATCACCCGCCGCTTCTGA
- the sdhA gene encoding succinate dehydrogenase flavoprotein subunit, with translation MQFHTYDTVIVGAGGAGMRAAIEATKRSRTAVLTKLYPTRSHTGAAQGGMAAALANVEEDNWEWHTFDTIKGGDYLVDQDAAEILAKEAIDAVLDLEKMGLPFNRTPEGRIDQRRFGGHTRNHGEAAVRRSCYAADRTGHMILQTLYQNCVKEGVEFFNEFYVLDQLLTEVDGVQRSSGVVAYELATGEIHVFQAKAVIYASGGTGKFFKVTSNAHTLTGDGQAAVYRRGLPLEDMEFFQFHPTGIWRMGILLTEGARGEGGILRNKDGERFMEKYAPVMKDLASRDVVSRAIYTEIREGRGCGPEGDHVYLDLTHLPPEQLDAKLPDITEFARTYLGIEPYTDPIPIQPTAHYAMGGIPTNVHGEVLSDNTTVVPGLYAAGEVACVSVHGANRLGTNSLLDINVFGRRSGIAAAEYAHASDLVPLPDNPAELVESQVERLRNSTGNERVAELRLELQECMDANVMVFRTEQTIKTAVEKIGELRERYLNVSIQDKGRRFNTDLLEAIELGNLLDLAEVMAVSALARKESRGGHYREDFPNRDDVNFMRHTMAYREVDANGTESIRLDYKPVVQTRYQPMERKY, from the coding sequence ATGCAATTCCACACGTACGACACCGTCATCGTCGGCGCGGGCGGCGCCGGTATGCGCGCCGCCATCGAGGCCACCAAGCGCAGCCGCACCGCCGTCCTGACCAAGCTCTACCCGACCCGGTCCCACACCGGCGCGGCCCAGGGCGGCATGGCCGCCGCACTGGCCAACGTCGAGGAGGACAATTGGGAGTGGCACACCTTCGACACGATCAAGGGCGGCGACTACCTGGTCGACCAGGACGCCGCCGAGATCCTGGCGAAGGAGGCCATCGACGCGGTCCTCGACCTGGAGAAGATGGGCCTGCCGTTCAACCGGACGCCCGAGGGCCGGATCGACCAGCGCCGCTTCGGCGGCCACACCCGCAACCACGGCGAGGCCGCGGTGCGCCGCTCCTGCTACGCCGCGGACCGCACCGGCCACATGATCCTCCAGACGCTGTACCAGAACTGCGTCAAGGAGGGCGTGGAGTTCTTCAACGAGTTCTACGTCCTCGACCAGCTCCTCACCGAGGTCGACGGCGTGCAGCGCTCCTCCGGCGTGGTGGCGTACGAACTGGCCACCGGTGAGATCCACGTCTTCCAGGCGAAGGCCGTGATCTACGCGTCCGGCGGCACCGGCAAGTTCTTCAAGGTGACCTCCAACGCGCACACCCTCACCGGCGACGGCCAGGCCGCGGTCTACCGGCGCGGGCTGCCGCTGGAGGACATGGAGTTCTTCCAGTTCCACCCGACGGGCATCTGGCGGATGGGCATCCTGCTCACCGAGGGCGCCCGCGGCGAGGGCGGCATCCTCCGCAACAAGGACGGCGAGCGCTTCATGGAGAAGTACGCGCCCGTCATGAAGGACCTCGCCTCGCGCGACGTCGTCTCCCGCGCGATCTACACCGAGATCCGCGAGGGCCGCGGCTGCGGCCCCGAGGGCGACCACGTCTACCTCGACCTGACGCACCTGCCGCCAGAGCAGTTGGACGCCAAGCTGCCGGACATCACCGAGTTCGCCCGCACCTACCTGGGCATCGAGCCGTACACCGACCCGATCCCGATCCAGCCCACCGCGCACTACGCGATGGGCGGCATCCCCACGAACGTGCACGGCGAGGTGCTCTCCGACAACACCACCGTGGTGCCGGGCCTGTACGCGGCCGGCGAGGTGGCCTGCGTCTCCGTGCACGGCGCGAACCGGCTGGGCACCAACTCGCTGCTGGACATCAACGTCTTCGGCCGCCGCTCCGGCATCGCCGCCGCGGAGTACGCCCACGCCAGCGACCTGGTGCCGCTGCCGGACAACCCGGCCGAGCTGGTCGAGTCGCAGGTCGAGCGGCTGCGCAACTCCACCGGCAACGAGCGCGTCGCCGAGCTGCGCCTGGAGCTCCAGGAGTGCATGGACGCCAACGTGATGGTCTTCCGCACCGAGCAGACCATCAAGACCGCGGTGGAGAAGATCGGCGAGCTGCGCGAGCGCTACCTCAACGTCTCGATCCAGGACAAGGGCAGGCGGTTCAACACCGACCTGCTGGAGGCGATCGAGCTGGGCAACCTGCTCGACCTGGCCGAGGTCATGGCGGTCTCCGCGCTGGCCCGCAAGGAGTCCCGCGGCGGCCACTACCGCGAGGACTTCCCCAACCGCGACGACGTCAACTTCATGCGGCACACGATGGCGTACCGCGAGGTGGACGCGAACGGCACCGAGTCGATCCGCCTCGACTACAAGCCGGTCGTGCAGACCCGCTACCAGCCGATGGAGCGTAAGTACTGA
- a CDS encoding succinate dehydrogenase hydrophobic membrane anchor subunit: protein MATEVSPKDAVELTGSSASYSPENPAPVIEPPRARTKRTQRRGRTNFELYGWLFMRLSGVVLVVLVIGHLLIQLVLDGGVTKVGFAFVAGRWASPFWQYWDLAMLWLAMLHGGNGLRTVINDYAEQANTRIWLKTLLFTAVAFTIVLGSLVIFTFDPNIR from the coding sequence ATGGCCACTGAAGTCTCCCCCAAGGACGCGGTCGAGCTGACCGGCTCCAGCGCCTCCTACAGCCCGGAGAACCCGGCGCCGGTGATCGAGCCGCCGCGGGCCCGGACCAAGCGCACCCAGCGCCGCGGCCGCACCAACTTCGAGCTGTACGGCTGGCTGTTCATGCGGCTGTCCGGCGTGGTGCTGGTGGTGCTGGTCATCGGCCACCTGCTGATCCAGCTGGTGCTGGACGGCGGTGTGACCAAGGTCGGCTTCGCGTTCGTCGCGGGCCGCTGGGCCTCGCCGTTCTGGCAGTACTGGGACCTGGCCATGCTCTGGCTGGCCATGCTGCACGGCGGCAACGGCCTGCGCACGGTCATCAACGACTACGCCGAGCAGGCGAACACCCGCATCTGGCTCAAGACGCTGCTGTTCACCGCTGTGGCGTTCACCATCGTGCTCGGGTCGCTGGTGATCTTCACCTTCGACCCGAACATCCGCTAG
- the sdhC gene encoding succinate dehydrogenase, cytochrome b556 subunit, translating into MPAGTLYRGREGMWSWVAHRVTGVLIFFFLFVHVLDTALVRVSPEDYDKVVATYKTPIVSLLEYGLVAAILFHALNGLRIIAVDYWTQGPRYQKQMFWTVMGLWIVLMLGAIYPVLGHAARVLFGS; encoded by the coding sequence GTGCCGGCAGGAACGCTCTACCGCGGCCGGGAAGGCATGTGGTCGTGGGTGGCTCATCGAGTCACCGGTGTCCTCATCTTCTTCTTCCTGTTCGTCCATGTCCTCGACACCGCACTCGTGCGCGTCTCCCCCGAGGACTACGACAAGGTCGTCGCGACCTACAAGACGCCCATCGTCAGCCTGCTGGAGTACGGCCTGGTGGCCGCGATCCTCTTCCACGCGCTGAACGGTCTGCGGATCATCGCCGTCGACTACTGGACCCAGGGCCCCCGCTACCAGAAGCAGATGTTCTGGACCGTGATGGGCCTGTGGATCGTCCTGATGCTCGGCGCGATCTACCCGGTACTCGGCCACGCCGCCCGAGTCCTGTTCGGGAGCTGA
- a CDS encoding 2-oxo-4-hydroxy-4-carboxy-5-ureidoimidazoline decarboxylase, protein MPPVPRPAPGLPPRPAPRAAPPAAGPARPHRDPGAPLSSDTPPEGLCLLNRAPAAEAEAALLTCCGALRWARRMAAHRPYPTVDALLAAADEAAYDLAPADVAEALQREDTTPLPDRGTLAAHTALRAAHAAYEAKFGHVFVIALADDPAAALDQTLASLRARLDHDEERESAVTAEQLRRITRVRLLRLAARPGDPRGCALADAHTP, encoded by the coding sequence GTGCCCCCCGTACCGCGCCCCGCCCCCGGTCTCCCGCCGCGTCCCGCACCGCGCGCCGCGCCCCCCGCCGCCGGGCCGGCGCGCCCGCACCGCGATCCAGGAGCCCCGCTGTCCAGCGACACGCCGCCCGAGGGGCTGTGCCTGCTCAACCGCGCGCCGGCCGCCGAGGCCGAGGCCGCCCTGCTGACCTGCTGCGGCGCGCTGCGCTGGGCCCGGCGGATGGCCGCCCACCGCCCCTACCCGACGGTGGACGCGCTGCTCGCCGCGGCCGACGAGGCGGCGTACGACCTGGCGCCCGCCGACGTCGCCGAGGCGCTCCAGCGCGAGGACACCACCCCGCTGCCGGACCGCGGCACCCTCGCCGCGCACACCGCGCTGCGCGCCGCACACGCCGCCTACGAGGCGAAGTTCGGGCACGTCTTCGTCATCGCCCTGGCGGACGACCCGGCCGCCGCCCTCGACCAGACGCTGGCCAGCCTGCGCGCCCGGCTCGACCACGACGAGGAGCGCGAATCGGCCGTCACCGCCGAGCAGTTGCGGCGGATCACCCGGGTCCGGCTGCTGCGGCTCGCGGCCCGCCCGGGTGATCCGCGCGGGTGCGCGCTGGCGGACGCGCACACTCCGTAG
- a CDS encoding RNA polymerase sigma factor: protein MSAAQGGDETAFRVLYRAVQPQLLRYVRSLVGPGDAEDVASEAWLQIARDLPSFRGGGTGIKGWAARIARNRALDHIRARSRRPVAGAGVEELVALPGRADTAGEALESVATDRALAAIAALPREQAEAVLLRVVMGLDSTSAAQVLGRRAGSVRMATHRGLRRLAEQLAAEQVPAGRLAGEQQTAQPAHPAHPARPERPVPRLSGEPVSGDRGEREDGGRAAADGEADGGPAVRAGTTYSAPQAYRLDVRG from the coding sequence GTGAGCGCGGCGCAAGGCGGTGACGAGACCGCGTTCAGGGTCCTGTACCGCGCGGTGCAACCGCAGTTGTTGCGGTACGTACGCAGCCTGGTCGGTCCGGGCGACGCGGAGGACGTCGCCTCGGAGGCGTGGTTGCAGATAGCCCGGGACCTGCCGAGCTTCCGCGGCGGCGGGACCGGGATCAAGGGCTGGGCGGCGCGGATAGCCCGCAACCGGGCACTGGACCACATCCGGGCGCGCAGCCGCCGCCCGGTCGCCGGGGCGGGGGTGGAGGAACTCGTCGCGCTGCCCGGTCGGGCGGACACCGCGGGGGAGGCGCTGGAGTCGGTCGCCACCGACCGCGCGCTGGCCGCGATAGCGGCGCTGCCGCGCGAGCAGGCCGAGGCGGTGCTGCTGCGGGTGGTGATGGGACTGGACTCCACCAGCGCGGCCCAGGTGCTGGGCCGGCGGGCCGGATCGGTGCGGATGGCCACGCACCGGGGGTTGCGCAGACTGGCGGAGCAGCTCGCGGCGGAGCAGGTCCCCGCCGGGAGGCTCGCGGGCGAGCAGCAGACGGCACAGCCGGCACACCCGGCGCACCCGGCGCGTCCCGAGCGGCCCGTGCCGCGGCTGTCCGGGGAGCCGGTGTCCGGCGACCGCGGCGAGAGGGAGGATGGGGGCCGCGCCGCGGCGGACGGGGAGGCGGACGGGGGACCGGCGGTGCGGGCCGGCACGACGTACTCCGCGCCGCAGGCGTACCGGTTGGACGTTCGTGGATGA
- a CDS encoding TetR/AcrR family transcriptional regulator, which yields MSDITRGSLREQPTRAEAILAAGLRDEKRRQTRRHIAEVATGLFLEHGFARVTIAEVARTAEVSVNTVYTYFPSKEDLVFYPEEASAQRMVQMVRDRAPGQSAAGAVLAALRGELRHGDRMVGLTQGFGRFLEMVRAEPTLSARLDATNREMVDALAETLATETGAVPGDPMPRLIASQLGWAQEQLFREIGERSRAGCPPGTVAEGALTLLDSVESLLGERVLSYATR from the coding sequence GTGAGCGACATCACCCGTGGGAGTCTGCGCGAACAGCCGACACGCGCCGAGGCGATCCTCGCGGCCGGGCTGCGTGACGAGAAGAGACGGCAGACCCGGCGGCACATCGCGGAGGTGGCCACCGGACTGTTCCTCGAACACGGCTTCGCCCGGGTGACCATCGCCGAGGTGGCCCGCACCGCCGAAGTCTCCGTGAACACCGTCTACACGTACTTCCCCTCCAAGGAGGACCTGGTCTTCTACCCGGAGGAGGCGTCCGCGCAGCGGATGGTGCAGATGGTCAGGGACCGCGCGCCCGGCCAGTCCGCGGCCGGCGCCGTCCTCGCCGCGCTGCGCGGCGAGCTGCGGCACGGCGACCGCATGGTCGGCCTCACCCAGGGTTTCGGCCGCTTCCTGGAGATGGTCCGGGCCGAGCCCACGCTGTCCGCCCGGCTCGACGCGACCAACCGCGAGATGGTCGACGCGCTCGCCGAGACGCTCGCCACCGAGACCGGCGCGGTACCGGGCGACCCCATGCCGCGCCTGATCGCCTCCCAACTGGGCTGGGCGCAGGAGCAGTTGTTCCGCGAGATCGGGGAGCGGTCGAGGGCCGGCTGTCCCCCGGGCACCGTGGCCGAGGGCGCCCTCACGCTGCTCGACTCCGTCGAGTCGCTCCTCGGCGAGCGAGTCCTCTCCTACGCCACGCGCTGA
- a CDS encoding IS110 family transposase yields the protein MTSMTHDGPRITGGVDTHGLTHHAAVIDSIGRHLADREFEATIRGYRYLLDWMRSHGDLVAVGVEGTGAYGAELARVLTAAGVTVFDVDRPDRKTRRMKGKSDPIDAYAAATAVLSGRAAGIPKSRDGVVEAVRVLRLARRSAVKARTQAMNQIRGLLVSAPAMLREQVAGLDRAALIRTLARLRPGEDLSRPLAATRGSLRRLARRLQALDTEITELDAEIGPLVKQAAPQLLELFGVGPETAGQLLASAGDNPERMRSQAAFAHLAGVAPIPASSGRTHRHRLNRGGDRAANNALHTIVLTRMRFDERTRAYVERRTKEGLNKKDIMRCLKRFVAREVYRALTTTPTERITQTNLAPAA from the coding sequence ATGACCAGCATGACGCACGACGGGCCGCGGATCACCGGCGGAGTCGACACCCACGGCCTGACCCACCACGCGGCCGTGATCGACTCCATCGGCCGGCACCTGGCCGATCGCGAGTTCGAGGCCACCATCCGCGGCTACCGGTACCTGCTGGACTGGATGCGCTCGCACGGCGACCTGGTCGCGGTCGGCGTCGAGGGCACCGGTGCCTACGGCGCCGAGCTCGCCCGCGTGCTGACCGCCGCCGGGGTCACCGTCTTCGACGTAGACCGGCCAGACCGCAAGACACGGCGGATGAAGGGCAAGTCCGACCCGATCGACGCCTATGCCGCCGCAACGGCCGTGCTCTCGGGCCGAGCCGCCGGCATCCCCAAGAGCCGGGACGGCGTGGTCGAGGCCGTGCGGGTCCTGCGACTCGCCCGCCGCAGCGCGGTCAAGGCCCGCACCCAGGCGATGAACCAGATCCGCGGCCTGCTGGTGTCGGCCCCCGCGATGCTGCGCGAGCAGGTCGCCGGTCTGGACCGGGCCGCGCTGATACGCACCCTGGCCCGGCTGCGACCCGGCGAGGACCTCTCGCGGCCGCTGGCGGCGACCCGGGGATCGTTGCGGCGCCTCGCCCGCCGTCTCCAGGCACTGGACACCGAGATCACCGAGCTGGACGCGGAGATCGGCCCGCTGGTCAAGCAGGCCGCCCCGCAGCTGCTGGAGCTGTTCGGGGTCGGGCCCGAGACCGCCGGCCAACTGCTCGCCTCCGCCGGGGACAACCCCGAACGAATGCGGTCGCAGGCCGCGTTCGCCCACCTGGCAGGAGTCGCACCGATCCCGGCGTCCTCCGGCCGCACACACCGCCACCGACTCAACCGCGGCGGCGACAGGGCCGCCAACAACGCCCTGCACACCATCGTCCTGACCCGCATGCGCTTCGACGAACGCACCCGCGCCTACGTCGAACGACGCACCAAGGAAGGGCTGAACAAGAAGGACATCATGCGCTGCCTCAAGCGATTCGTCGCCCGCGAGGTCTACCGCGCCCTGACCACCACACCAACGGAACGAATCACTCAAACCAACCTCGCACCGGCCGCTTGA
- a CDS encoding polysialyltransferase family glycosyltransferase, with product MARTQLLLASTLYGIATLAAAADAGALPPADRRVLVVSNNAGVPETHDAPDLAPGFEPLRSRFDRVVSWNEAIRPLHPGGWSPRTDEVPLWDRYFRTLWRLGDDDLDLVVESIQVAPALSFAQVFTGAPITVYADGLMSYGPTRNKLGLLVDTRIDALLHLDLVPGLEPLLLSEFQVPSRVVPSAAFTKVLTEVADATLGYGAAPDPVDGLPRDAALLLGQYLSALGILTVEEEERLHLSLVRGAVALGHRRLVFKPHPTAPSHWLEPLREEARALGAELTVLDSPVLAEVVYQRARPALVAGCFSTALLTASALYGIPVARSGTKLLLDRLSPYQNSNRVPVTLVHALLPDVSDAAAVRAWTAPSPEQVAADLTPLLHAVGYCMQSEAYPHLRAETVAWLEAHLGSGARPYFKRRRLTSLGLPGALPAKRSLVPRVRAVRQVARGARALKKAALG from the coding sequence ATGGCCCGCACCCAACTCCTCCTCGCCTCGACCCTGTACGGGATCGCCACGCTCGCCGCGGCAGCCGACGCCGGCGCGCTGCCGCCGGCCGACCGCCGCGTCCTCGTGGTCAGCAACAACGCCGGCGTGCCCGAGACCCACGACGCGCCGGACCTGGCGCCCGGCTTCGAGCCGCTGCGCTCCCGCTTCGACCGGGTCGTGTCCTGGAACGAGGCGATCCGGCCGCTGCACCCGGGCGGCTGGTCGCCCCGGACCGACGAGGTCCCCCTGTGGGACCGGTACTTCCGGACGCTGTGGCGGCTCGGCGACGACGACCTGGACCTGGTGGTGGAGTCCATCCAGGTCGCGCCCGCCCTCTCCTTCGCCCAGGTCTTCACCGGCGCCCCGATCACCGTCTACGCCGACGGCCTGATGTCCTACGGCCCGACCCGCAACAAGCTCGGGCTGCTCGTGGACACCCGGATCGACGCACTGCTCCACCTCGACCTGGTGCCCGGCCTGGAGCCCCTGCTGCTCAGCGAGTTCCAGGTGCCCTCGCGGGTGGTGCCGAGCGCCGCGTTCACGAAGGTGCTCACCGAGGTCGCCGACGCCACCCTCGGATACGGCGCCGCACCGGACCCGGTGGACGGACTGCCGCGGGACGCGGCCCTGCTGCTCGGCCAGTACCTGTCGGCGCTGGGCATCCTCACCGTCGAGGAGGAGGAGCGGCTGCACCTGTCGCTGGTGCGCGGCGCGGTCGCGCTCGGCCACCGCCGGCTCGTCTTCAAGCCGCACCCGACCGCGCCCTCGCACTGGTTGGAGCCGCTGCGGGAGGAGGCGCGGGCGCTCGGCGCCGAACTGACCGTGCTGGACAGCCCCGTGCTCGCCGAGGTGGTCTACCAGCGCGCCCGCCCGGCCCTGGTGGCCGGCTGCTTCTCCACCGCGCTGCTGACCGCGTCCGCGCTCTACGGCATCCCCGTCGCCCGCAGCGGCACCAAGCTGCTGCTCGACCGGCTCTCGCCGTACCAGAACAGCAACCGGGTGCCGGTGACCCTGGTGCACGCGCTGCTGCCCGACGTGTCCGACGCGGCCGCCGTACGCGCCTGGACCGCGCCCTCGCCGGAGCAGGTGGCCGCCGACCTCACCCCGCTGCTGCACGCCGTCGGCTACTGCATGCAGTCCGAGGCGTACCCGCACCTTCGGGCGGAGACCGTGGCCTGGCTGGAGGCCCACCTCGGGTCCGGCGCGCGGCCGTACTTCAAGCGCCGCCGGCTGACCTCGCTCGGCCTGCCCGGCGCGCTCCCGGCCAAGCGGTCGCTGGTGCCGCGGGTGCGCGCCGTCCGCCAGGTGGCGCGCGGCGCCCGCGCGCTGAAGAAGGCGGCGCTCGGCTGA
- a CDS encoding glycosyltransferase family 2 protein, with amino-acid sequence MVKLSVIVPFFNVQPFVPDALRSLRANAREDFEFLLMDDGSTDRTPELLEEGAGSLPGARIIRRDHTGVAALRNAGIDAARGEYLTFMDGDDWLAPGYLPQLVAAMDALDVDFLRTDHVQCTGSSRNVIRAPHGRRNARIDPRSAILPADRPTLVDYPYSWAGAYHRRIVEQGLVHMPEHLRTAEDRPWIWRLHREARSCAVVGLLGVHYRRGVTTSLTQIGDERQLDFVRSFDQVIAELAGDPDEERFLPKAIRNYCAIIAHHLDNIDRFEPALARRLKALSAAALGRLPADLLAAALDSMDDERSARVRRLRGRTAARTGGGPGADGEADVRDNAAGGSAVA; translated from the coding sequence GTGGTCAAGCTCTCCGTCATCGTGCCGTTTTTCAATGTGCAGCCATTCGTCCCCGACGCGCTGCGAAGCCTGCGGGCCAATGCCCGCGAGGACTTCGAGTTCCTGTTGATGGACGACGGGTCGACCGACCGGACTCCGGAACTCCTGGAGGAGGGCGCCGGTTCGCTGCCGGGTGCCCGGATCATCCGCCGCGACCACACCGGTGTCGCGGCGCTGCGCAACGCGGGCATCGACGCGGCCCGGGGCGAGTACCTCACCTTCATGGACGGGGACGACTGGCTCGCCCCCGGCTACCTGCCGCAACTGGTCGCGGCCATGGACGCGTTGGACGTCGACTTCCTGCGCACCGACCACGTGCAGTGCACCGGCTCCAGCCGCAACGTGATCCGCGCCCCGCACGGCCGGCGCAACGCCCGGATCGACCCGCGCTCGGCGATCCTGCCCGCCGACCGCCCCACCCTCGTGGACTACCCGTACTCCTGGGCCGGCGCCTACCACCGGCGGATCGTCGAACAGGGCCTGGTGCACATGCCCGAGCACCTGCGCACCGCCGAGGACCGGCCCTGGATCTGGCGGCTGCACCGGGAGGCCCGGTCCTGCGCGGTGGTCGGCCTGCTCGGCGTGCACTACCGGCGCGGGGTGACCACCTCGCTGACCCAGATCGGCGACGAACGCCAGCTCGACTTCGTCCGCTCCTTCGACCAGGTGATCGCCGAACTCGCCGGCGACCCCGACGAGGAGCGCTTCCTGCCCAAGGCGATCCGCAACTACTGCGCGATCATCGCCCACCACCTGGACAACATCGACCGGTTCGAACCCGCGCTGGCCCGGCGGTTGAAGGCGCTGTCCGCCGCCGCGCTCGGCCGGCTGCCCGCGGACCTGCTCGCCGCGGCCCTCGACTCGATGGACGACGAACGCAGTGCCCGCGTACGGCGGTTGCGCGGCCGGACGGCGGCCAGAACCGGCGGCGGACCCGGTGCCGACGGCGAGGCCGACGTGCGCGACAACGCCGCCGGCGGATCGGCGGTGGCGTGA